A genomic segment from Luteolibacter ambystomatis encodes:
- the dnaJ gene encoding molecular chaperone DnaJ, with product MSGKRDYYEILGVSRDASQEEIKKSYRKLAVKFHPDKNPGDKEAEEKFKELGEAYEALSDPDKRAAYDRYGHAAFGGGGGFGGGGFGGGGFHDPMDLFSQVFGSAFGGGFEEFFGGGGGRRQKGSKQRGSDLRYDLEISLEEAARGVEKELEIERFTGCDTCHSSGSKSSGGTRPCTTCGGRGVVARQAGIFIQQSTCPECRGAGEVVADPCGSCKGEGRVQRDSRIKIRIPAGVDTGTRLRSSGNGDAGVRGGVAGDLYVFLHVKDHDVFDRDGSDLFCEVPLPFSIAALGGELKIPTLDGQFSIKIPAGTQGGTVFRLRDKGMPALSNGRRGDLHVKAQVEVPTKLSTEQQEKLRAFSESIGEHNSPMQESFFQKARRFFDL from the coding sequence ATGTCTGGAAAACGTGACTACTACGAAATCCTGGGCGTGTCCCGGGATGCCTCCCAAGAGGAAATCAAGAAGTCCTACCGCAAGCTCGCGGTGAAGTTCCATCCGGACAAGAATCCGGGGGACAAGGAAGCCGAGGAGAAGTTCAAGGAGCTTGGCGAGGCCTATGAGGCGCTGAGCGATCCGGACAAGCGCGCCGCGTATGACCGCTACGGCCATGCCGCCTTTGGAGGCGGCGGTGGTTTTGGAGGCGGCGGCTTCGGCGGTGGTGGATTCCACGATCCGATGGACCTGTTCTCGCAGGTCTTCGGCTCCGCGTTTGGCGGTGGCTTCGAGGAGTTCTTCGGCGGTGGCGGCGGCCGTCGCCAGAAGGGCAGCAAGCAGCGCGGCAGCGACCTGCGCTACGATCTGGAAATCTCGCTTGAGGAAGCGGCGCGCGGCGTGGAGAAGGAGCTGGAGATCGAACGTTTCACTGGTTGTGATACCTGCCACTCCAGCGGCTCGAAGAGCAGCGGCGGCACCCGTCCCTGCACCACCTGCGGCGGCCGCGGCGTGGTCGCCCGCCAGGCCGGTATTTTCATCCAGCAATCGACCTGCCCGGAATGCCGTGGCGCGGGCGAGGTGGTGGCCGATCCCTGCGGTTCCTGCAAGGGCGAGGGCCGCGTCCAGCGTGACAGCCGCATCAAGATCCGCATCCCGGCAGGTGTCGATACCGGTACGCGCCTGCGTTCCTCCGGCAATGGTGATGCCGGTGTCCGTGGCGGTGTGGCGGGTGATCTCTACGTGTTCCTCCATGTGAAGGATCACGACGTGTTTGATCGTGATGGTTCCGATCTCTTCTGCGAAGTGCCGCTGCCCTTCAGCATCGCTGCCCTCGGCGGTGAGCTGAAGATCCCGACCCTCGACGGACAGTTTTCGATCAAAATTCCCGCAGGCACGCAGGGTGGCACCGTGTTCCGCCTCCGCGACAAGGGCATGCCCGCGCTTTCCAACGGTCGCCGCGGCGATCTGCATGTAAAAGCCCAGGTGGAGGTGCCGACGAAGCTGAGCACCGAGCAGCAGGAAAAGCTGCGCGCGTTCTCCGAGTCCATCGGCGAGCACAATTCGCCGATGCAGGAGTCCTTCTTCCAGAAGGCCCGTCGCTTCTTCGATCTCTGA
- a CDS encoding 16S rRNA (uracil(1498)-N(3))-methyltransferase, with protein sequence MPRFFLSPDSWNEEAWLTGDEAKHLSQVMRIRAGETVIVFDGGGRRADAVVKEVARDRVRLTLEESITLPRMRPAMILAVAIPKGKTMDLVVQKAVELGVAAIQPLVTRRTIVQPGDGKADKWRRVALEACKQCGADFLPEVAEPMDFQPWLTSSTEGLRLIASLAPGAKPMRETVRAAADSHTATVLVGPEGDFTPEETAAALESGFLPVTLGPTVLRTETAALFALSALRYEFA encoded by the coding sequence GTGCCACGCTTCTTTCTTTCCCCGGACTCGTGGAACGAGGAGGCGTGGCTCACCGGCGATGAAGCGAAGCACCTTTCGCAGGTGATGCGCATTCGCGCCGGGGAAACCGTCATCGTGTTTGATGGTGGCGGTCGCCGTGCGGATGCCGTGGTGAAAGAGGTGGCCCGCGACCGTGTGCGCCTCACGCTCGAAGAAAGCATCACGCTGCCACGGATGCGACCGGCGATGATCCTGGCCGTCGCCATCCCGAAGGGGAAGACCATGGACCTGGTCGTCCAGAAGGCGGTGGAGCTCGGCGTGGCCGCGATCCAGCCTTTGGTCACCCGGCGCACCATCGTGCAGCCGGGCGATGGCAAGGCCGACAAGTGGCGGCGGGTGGCGTTGGAGGCCTGCAAGCAATGTGGAGCGGATTTTCTGCCGGAAGTCGCGGAGCCGATGGACTTCCAGCCATGGCTCACAAGTTCCACGGAAGGTCTCCGTTTGATCGCTTCGCTGGCACCCGGTGCGAAGCCGATGCGCGAGACGGTGAGAGCGGCAGCGGATTCTCATACGGCGACCGTGCTTGTGGGACCCGAGGGGGATTTCACCCCGGAAGAAACCGCGGCGGCGCTGGAATCGGGCTTTTTGCCCGTCACATTGGGGCCGACGGTCCTGAGAACCGAAACCGCCGCGCTTTTCGCACTTTCCGCGCTGCGTTACGAGTTCGCGTAA
- the secG gene encoding preprotein translocase subunit SecG, whose protein sequence is MILADIPWLNLSINLLLVIFFFVCVMMVLLILMQRPKQEGLGATFGTNVTDQVFGARTTNVLQRGTVYLATAFFILALTLAILIGHRNAKNTLIDKNAKEAPAPVAEAPAAPVAPVVPAPTEAPAPTTAVAPPVEAPKTGDAPKSEEAPKTETPAQPAAPADAPAKPAEPAAPANGGEKPADQ, encoded by the coding sequence ATGATTCTCGCTGACATTCCTTGGCTCAACCTCAGCATCAACCTGCTGTTGGTCATCTTCTTCTTCGTCTGCGTGATGATGGTGCTGCTGATCCTGATGCAGCGTCCGAAGCAGGAAGGTCTGGGCGCCACTTTCGGCACCAACGTGACCGATCAGGTCTTCGGCGCACGTACCACCAATGTTCTCCAGCGCGGCACCGTTTATCTGGCCACCGCTTTCTTCATTCTCGCTCTGACGCTCGCGATCCTCATCGGTCACCGCAATGCCAAGAACACGCTGATCGACAAGAACGCCAAGGAAGCCCCGGCCCCGGTTGCCGAGGCTCCAGCCGCGCCTGTCGCTCCGGTGGTCCCCGCTCCGACCGAGGCTCCGGCTCCCACAACCGCCGTGGCTCCTCCGGTCGAAGCGCCGAAAACGGGTGACGCGCCGAAGAGCGAGGAAGCTCCGAAGACCGAGACTCCGGCCCAACCGGCCGCTCCGGCTGACGCCCCCGCCAAGCCTGCCGAACCTGCGGCTCCGGCAAACGGCGGAGAAAAACCCGCCGACCAGTAA
- a CDS encoding C39 family peptidase has translation MKTQASLALAFALLAIPIHAEPAAPPAIDGTLTDGTLFAKPIKDLMPSTGGFAWLSDKKDGLRANANRWTLFGEKTGEIVIRGDDTKTTSVSVSLYNRGDDGEISVKDLEGRFEDWKKRISTGLGNPGEVYAQRSAVNLKGWMWKKDKSAWLLESSVSRGDGAPQAEFLRLRLASLDTASAKAQVVKRASLTDHIVKKDTGDVYIDGVPMVDQGQKGYCAVATAERVARYYGLEVDQHEMAQVAKTGENGTSMAEMEEALKRITGRLHISTTKRFDYDAKQYEEDVRDYNIAAKREGAAKFEPNPNVLDVSSLQQNVKPEVFLAAKVKQSGYKRFLARIQEAVDKGIPVSWSLQLGMFKEAGLPQTHGGHMRLIIGYNTKTQEIIYSDSWGAGHEMKRMPAGQAWCMTMALYTMAPTW, from the coding sequence ATGAAAACCCAGGCCTCCCTCGCGCTGGCTTTTGCCTTGCTCGCGATTCCCATCCACGCCGAACCGGCCGCACCTCCAGCCATCGATGGCACGCTCACGGACGGCACCCTTTTCGCCAAACCGATCAAGGACCTGATGCCGTCCACCGGCGGCTTCGCATGGCTGAGCGACAAGAAGGACGGCCTTCGCGCAAACGCCAACCGCTGGACTCTCTTTGGAGAAAAGACCGGTGAAATCGTCATCCGCGGCGATGACACGAAGACCACCTCCGTCAGCGTATCCCTCTACAATCGCGGCGATGACGGGGAAATTTCCGTGAAGGATCTGGAGGGGCGTTTCGAGGATTGGAAGAAACGCATCAGCACCGGCCTCGGCAATCCGGGTGAGGTCTATGCCCAGCGCAGCGCGGTGAACCTCAAAGGCTGGATGTGGAAAAAAGACAAGTCCGCGTGGCTTCTGGAATCCTCGGTCAGCCGCGGTGATGGCGCGCCGCAGGCCGAATTCCTGCGGCTCCGGCTGGCCTCGCTCGACACCGCCAGTGCCAAGGCGCAGGTGGTGAAGCGCGCCAGCCTCACCGACCACATCGTGAAGAAGGACACCGGCGATGTGTATATCGACGGCGTGCCGATGGTGGACCAAGGCCAGAAAGGCTACTGCGCCGTCGCCACCGCCGAGCGCGTGGCCCGCTACTACGGTCTCGAAGTGGACCAGCATGAGATGGCGCAAGTGGCAAAGACCGGCGAGAACGGCACCAGCATGGCCGAGATGGAGGAAGCCCTGAAGCGGATCACCGGCCGCCTCCACATCAGCACCACCAAGCGTTTCGACTACGACGCGAAACAATACGAGGAAGACGTGCGGGACTACAATATCGCGGCAAAGCGCGAAGGGGCCGCCAAGTTCGAACCCAATCCGAACGTGCTCGACGTCTCCTCCCTTCAGCAGAATGTGAAGCCGGAGGTGTTCCTGGCCGCGAAGGTGAAGCAATCCGGCTACAAGCGCTTCCTCGCCCGCATCCAGGAAGCCGTGGACAAGGGCATCCCGGTGAGCTGGTCGCTCCAGCTCGGCATGTTCAAGGAAGCGGGCCTGCCCCAGACCCACGGCGGCCACATGCGCCTCATCATCGGCTACAACACCAAGACCCAGGAAATCATCTACTCGGACTCCTGGGGCGCCGGCCACGAAATGAAGCGCATGCCCGCGGGTCAAGCATGGTGCATGACGATGGCTCTCTACACGATGGCCCCCACCTGGTGA
- a CDS encoding aspartate 1-decarboxylase, giving the protein MLRQFLKSKIHRAMITHGDVDYEGSIEIPTDLMEAAGLWEGEKVLVASITTGNRLQTYVQPGPPGLGHIIINGGAAHRIKVGERVAIMAFCLSETQVIAKKLVLSETNEILRQGR; this is encoded by the coding sequence ATGCTCCGCCAGTTCCTCAAGTCCAAGATCCACCGCGCCATGATCACCCACGGCGACGTGGACTATGAAGGCAGCATCGAGATCCCGACGGACCTCATGGAAGCCGCAGGCCTTTGGGAGGGCGAAAAGGTGCTGGTGGCCTCGATCACCACCGGCAACCGCCTCCAGACCTACGTCCAACCCGGCCCTCCAGGACTTGGCCACATCATCATCAATGGCGGCGCCGCCCACCGGATCAAGGTCGGCGAGCGCGTGGCCATCATGGCCTTCTGCCTGTCCGAAACCCAGGTGATCGCCAAGAAACTGGTCCTTTCCGAAACCAACGAAATCCTCCGCCAGGGCCGCTGA
- a CDS encoding ABC transporter ATP-binding protein: MFERFRPYFALLKRVKGRFAASMIAGVIYAAASGFGMPFLLSTVFPVIFGQAQSVLDAREALVEAKGEEEATRIIEKAFPGKLKTAEKQQEIAVRFEDFAGKENAGTWLLIAACAVMPIAFLIRGAAGFLNVYWTTQCGLEVLKDIQQKVFDKLQRLPLGFFSGKKTGDLISRVMGDTQMMNMVVTTVANDIIKQPLTLVSALGFLAYSSWQSKESFFLLLCLISIPICVLPIRLVGKKLMLRAAVMQKTQGDNTAVLSETLGAAREIRAFNLEDLMAGRFLSGLARWTKLHLKVIKYRFLAPPAIEFVSAIVVSAALFYGARQHLTLEAFIPLVAALYMCYDPMKKLGEVHNRLKQGGVSLDRLEEILNAPESTPDPVAPAKIENVNGAITFHGVSFSYGDSPALKDINVEIPAGQIVALVGPSGAGKTTFASLVPRFYDPLAGSIRLDGTDLREVRKKDLRDHITLVPQEAVLFSDTIEANIRLGREGASKEQVLESARQANAHDFIVQQPHGYETQVGERGAQLSGGQKQRISIARAFLRNAPVLILDEATSALDSESEARIQQELAALARGRTTLIIAHRFSTIRIADRILVFEGGRIVGDGTFAELEKSHDLFRLLLEQQRH; encoded by the coding sequence ATGTTCGAACGCTTCCGACCCTACTTCGCGCTGCTCAAGCGTGTGAAAGGACGCTTTGCCGCGTCCATGATCGCCGGGGTGATCTATGCGGCTGCGAGCGGCTTCGGCATGCCGTTTTTGCTCAGCACGGTGTTTCCGGTGATCTTCGGGCAGGCGCAGTCGGTGTTGGATGCGCGGGAGGCGCTCGTGGAGGCGAAGGGTGAGGAGGAGGCCACCCGGATCATCGAGAAGGCGTTTCCGGGCAAGCTGAAGACAGCCGAAAAACAGCAGGAGATCGCCGTCCGTTTTGAGGACTTCGCCGGGAAGGAGAATGCGGGCACCTGGCTGTTGATCGCCGCCTGCGCGGTCATGCCCATTGCTTTCCTGATCCGCGGAGCCGCCGGATTTCTGAACGTCTATTGGACCACCCAGTGCGGCCTGGAAGTGCTGAAGGACATCCAGCAGAAGGTCTTCGACAAGCTCCAGCGTCTGCCGCTCGGGTTCTTCAGCGGCAAGAAGACCGGTGACCTGATCAGCCGCGTGATGGGGGATACCCAGATGATGAACATGGTGGTCACCACCGTGGCGAATGACATCATCAAGCAGCCGCTCACGCTCGTCAGCGCCTTGGGGTTCCTTGCCTACAGCAGTTGGCAGAGCAAGGAGTCGTTCTTCCTGCTGCTGTGCCTGATCAGCATTCCGATCTGCGTGTTGCCGATCCGTCTCGTCGGCAAGAAGCTCATGCTCCGCGCCGCCGTGATGCAGAAGACCCAGGGGGACAACACCGCCGTCCTCAGCGAGACGCTCGGTGCGGCCCGCGAGATCCGCGCGTTCAATCTGGAGGATCTGATGGCGGGCCGTTTCCTTTCCGGCCTTGCCCGTTGGACGAAGCTGCATCTGAAGGTCATCAAGTACCGTTTCCTCGCGCCGCCCGCGATCGAGTTCGTCTCCGCCATCGTGGTGTCCGCGGCGTTGTTCTACGGCGCGCGCCAGCACCTCACGTTGGAAGCCTTCATCCCGCTCGTGGCCGCGCTCTACATGTGCTACGACCCGATGAAAAAACTCGGCGAAGTACACAACCGCCTCAAGCAGGGCGGTGTCTCGCTCGACCGGTTGGAGGAAATCCTCAATGCACCGGAAAGCACGCCGGATCCGGTGGCTCCGGCGAAGATCGAGAATGTCAACGGTGCGATCACCTTCCATGGAGTTTCGTTCTCCTATGGCGATTCTCCGGCGTTGAAGGACATCAATGTCGAGATCCCCGCCGGCCAGATCGTTGCCCTCGTCGGACCTTCCGGTGCGGGCAAGACCACCTTCGCCAGTCTGGTGCCGCGGTTCTATGATCCGCTTGCGGGTTCCATCCGCCTCGATGGCACGGACCTGCGCGAGGTGAGGAAAAAAGATCTCCGCGATCACATCACGCTGGTCCCCCAGGAGGCCGTGCTGTTCTCGGACACCATCGAGGCGAACATCCGTCTTGGTCGTGAAGGTGCGAGCAAGGAGCAGGTGCTGGAATCCGCCCGCCAGGCCAACGCGCATGACTTCATCGTCCAGCAGCCGCATGGCTATGAGACGCAGGTTGGCGAGCGCGGTGCCCAACTCTCCGGTGGCCAGAAGCAGCGTATCTCGATCGCCCGCGCCTTCCTTCGCAATGCTCCGGTGTTGATCCTGGACGAAGCCACCAGCGCGCTCGATTCCGAGAGCGAAGCCCGCATCCAGCAGGAACTGGCTGCTCTCGCCCGTGGCCGTACGACCCTAATCATCGCGCACCGTTTCAGTACCATCCGCATCGCCGACCGCATCCTGGTCTTTGAAGGCGGTCGTATCGTCGGTGACGGCACCTTCGCGGAACTGGAGAAGTCGCACGATCTGTTCCGCCTGCTGCTCGAGCAGCAGCGGCATTGA
- a CDS encoding aspartate aminotransferase family protein, with product MLPDLITPVPGPRSQQLAARLGEVECRNTTFRSPEWPVFWERAEGVNVWDADGNRYLELTSAFGVATLGHGFTAEAVRHQSRDLLHAMGDVHPARLKVELCERLSAITFESWTGGKGKTLLGNSGFEAVEAALKTAALATRRTGILAFEGAYHGLGYGALLGAGIPWFREPFDNQLARITTLLPFPADETGLDAFRSALANVDGHDIGAVLVEPIQGRGGIIIPPPSFLRELREWCDQTGALLIFDEIFTGLNRTGKRFACEWDGVVPDLVCLGKALSGGFPISACVGKAAVMDAWPETHGEALHTSTFLGNPLGCAMAIAALDEHLKPATTAAAADQGTALHTALMTLSGEPFVTAVRGRGLLQAIELHHPDGRPAGDVAIGIVQELLQQGVLLLPEGPTGHVLAFSPPLGLDAGEIGFAVEWLRQSLRRKNK from the coding sequence ATGCTTCCCGACCTCATCACCCCCGTCCCCGGCCCTCGTTCGCAGCAGCTCGCCGCGCGGCTCGGCGAGGTCGAGTGCCGGAACACCACCTTCCGCTCACCGGAGTGGCCGGTGTTTTGGGAACGCGCGGAGGGCGTGAACGTGTGGGACGCGGATGGCAACCGCTACCTAGAGCTCACCAGCGCCTTCGGCGTGGCGACGCTCGGCCATGGCTTCACCGCGGAAGCCGTCCGCCACCAGTCCCGCGATCTCCTGCACGCGATGGGCGATGTCCATCCGGCCCGCCTCAAGGTGGAACTGTGCGAACGCCTGAGCGCGATCACTTTCGAAAGCTGGACCGGCGGCAAAGGCAAAACCCTTCTGGGCAACTCCGGCTTTGAAGCCGTGGAGGCGGCATTGAAAACCGCCGCGCTTGCCACCAGACGCACGGGCATCCTCGCTTTCGAAGGTGCCTATCATGGACTCGGCTACGGGGCTTTGCTCGGCGCGGGCATCCCGTGGTTCCGCGAGCCATTCGACAACCAGCTCGCCCGCATCACCACCCTCCTCCCCTTCCCGGCGGATGAAACGGGGCTCGATGCCTTCCGGTCCGCGCTCGCAAACGTGGATGGCCACGATATCGGCGCGGTACTGGTCGAGCCGATCCAAGGCCGCGGCGGCATCATCATCCCGCCTCCATCGTTCCTGCGCGAACTCCGCGAATGGTGCGATCAAACCGGCGCATTGTTGATTTTCGACGAGATTTTCACCGGCCTGAACCGCACCGGAAAACGCTTCGCCTGCGAGTGGGACGGCGTGGTGCCCGATCTGGTCTGCCTGGGCAAGGCGCTCAGCGGCGGCTTCCCGATCTCCGCCTGTGTCGGCAAAGCCGCAGTAATGGATGCCTGGCCGGAAACCCATGGCGAGGCGCTCCATACCAGCACCTTCCTGGGCAATCCGCTCGGCTGCGCAATGGCCATCGCCGCACTCGATGAACACCTGAAGCCCGCCACGACCGCAGCCGCAGCGGATCAAGGAACCGCGCTACACACGGCTCTCATGACTCTCTCCGGAGAACCCTTCGTCACCGCCGTCCGAGGCCGGGGATTGCTCCAAGCCATCGAACTCCACCACCCGGACGGTCGCCCGGCAGGCGATGTAGCCATCGGGATCGTGCAGGAATTGCTCCAGCAAGGCGTGCTGCTGCTGCCGGAAGGACCCACCGGCCACGTACTGGCATTCAGTCCCCCGCTGGGTCTGGATGCCGGGGAAATTGGATTCGCCGTCGAATGGCTCCGCCAATCCCTGCGGCGGAAAAATAAGTGA
- the grpE gene encoding nucleotide exchange factor GrpE produces the protein MNSDNDQAATGGEVLEDVSSATPDVAAEAAQLDPWEQLEAEAAKWKETALRTAADLENFRKRAAREREDAMRFANQRLLEELLPVIDNFEMGMMAASKDQGSMIYIGMDMVRRQLADFLSSQGVEEIPAEGKDFDPNVHEAVSQEETTAVPEGRVLRVTRRGFRLRDRLLRPASVIVAKAPSTPGA, from the coding sequence ATGAATTCCGACAACGACCAGGCCGCCACCGGTGGGGAAGTCCTTGAGGACGTGTCCTCCGCCACCCCGGATGTCGCTGCCGAAGCGGCCCAGCTCGATCCTTGGGAGCAACTCGAAGCCGAAGCCGCGAAATGGAAGGAAACCGCCCTCCGCACCGCCGCCGACCTTGAGAATTTCCGCAAGCGCGCCGCCCGCGAGCGCGAGGATGCCATGCGCTTCGCCAACCAGCGGTTGCTGGAGGAGCTCCTGCCGGTGATCGACAATTTCGAAATGGGCATGATGGCCGCCTCGAAGGACCAGGGCTCGATGATCTACATCGGCATGGACATGGTGCGCCGCCAGCTTGCCGATTTTCTCTCTTCCCAAGGCGTGGAAGAGATCCCGGCGGAAGGGAAGGACTTCGACCCGAACGTCCACGAAGCCGTCAGCCAGGAGGAAACCACCGCCGTGCCGGAAGGCCGCGTGCTGCGCGTCACCCGCCGTGGCTTCCGCCTGCGCGACCGCCTGTTGCGCCCCGCAAGCGTGATTGTTGCGAAAGCCCCGTCCACCCCAGGAGCCTGA
- a CDS encoding rhomboid family intramembrane serine protease: MTDTPEIPDDAPVWARVDAFSEAPDGWGWTDRKGGRHPVGSLEELAISIREDRSSAIDLVWTPASPRMVVPEEVPELFHALFAARRRWAAADLEHSLGQLKIFGAGVVVTVAMAIWKDQPLLKSANIGMALVLFVMFALIPWYQAWKRGRELHHWSPGGMVAAIPPLRFETWLDLQRAPFTKCLLVLMTLTGLAQVFSLGSIDSAGLVKSAYFQGQTWRLFTAPFLHGNPVHWFLNMAALLYLGRRVEVFARWPHLVMVFLFTAWVGSEASARFFESTSVGASGGLMGLLGFLLVFETLHTRLVPRSSRRRLLAGVVLTGVIGLIGYRFIDNAAHVGGLIAGLVYAAIVFPKSSSPHRPQSTLTDRIVGTLALAATVGSAALTVWKVLGPRS; the protein is encoded by the coding sequence GTGACCGACACGCCCGAGATCCCCGATGACGCCCCGGTGTGGGCGCGCGTGGATGCATTCTCCGAAGCCCCGGATGGCTGGGGCTGGACGGATCGCAAGGGCGGCCGGCACCCGGTGGGATCGCTGGAAGAACTCGCCATCTCCATCCGCGAAGATCGTTCCTCGGCAATCGATCTGGTCTGGACTCCGGCAAGCCCGCGGATGGTCGTGCCGGAAGAGGTGCCGGAATTGTTCCATGCCTTGTTCGCCGCGCGCCGCCGCTGGGCCGCCGCTGATCTGGAACACTCGCTCGGCCAGCTCAAGATCTTCGGGGCGGGCGTGGTGGTGACCGTCGCCATGGCGATCTGGAAGGACCAGCCGCTGCTGAAGTCCGCCAACATCGGCATGGCGCTCGTGCTGTTCGTCATGTTCGCGCTGATTCCTTGGTACCAGGCATGGAAGCGCGGGCGCGAACTCCACCACTGGTCCCCGGGAGGAATGGTCGCAGCGATCCCACCGCTGCGCTTTGAGACGTGGCTGGATCTCCAGCGCGCGCCATTCACCAAGTGCCTGCTGGTGTTGATGACCCTCACCGGTCTCGCACAAGTTTTCAGCCTTGGCTCCATCGACTCCGCCGGACTGGTGAAAAGCGCCTACTTCCAAGGCCAGACCTGGCGGCTCTTCACCGCCCCGTTCCTGCACGGCAATCCAGTCCACTGGTTCCTCAATATGGCCGCTCTGCTCTATCTCGGCAGACGCGTCGAAGTCTTCGCCCGCTGGCCGCATCTGGTGATGGTGTTTCTCTTCACCGCTTGGGTCGGAAGTGAGGCCTCGGCCCGCTTTTTCGAATCCACCTCGGTGGGAGCGTCCGGTGGTCTGATGGGCCTGCTGGGTTTCCTGCTGGTTTTCGAAACCCTGCATACGCGCCTGGTTCCGCGCTCCTCAAGGCGGCGCCTGCTGGCGGGCGTGGTGCTCACCGGAGTCATCGGCCTGATCGGCTACCGCTTCATCGACAATGCCGCGCACGTCGGCGGGCTCATCGCAGGCTTGGTCTATGCGGCGATCGTGTTCCCGAAATCCTCCTCGCCGCACCGCCCGCAAAGCACGCTCACGGATCGGATCGTCGGCACGCTTGCGTTGGCCGCCACCGTCGGCTCCGCCGCCTTGACCGTCTGGAAAGTGCTGGGTCCGAGGAGTTGA
- a CDS encoding 16S rRNA pseudouridine(516) synthase — MKLDRLLAKHQSMGRNEARRRIIGGRVRVDGETVTSHDREIDRFTRVDMDGEVVREPERLLRILLHKPVGVVSATVDAEHTTVIDLIDDPDKHTLHIAGRLDRNTSGLVLLTNDGRWSKRLMNPEHKVDKVYLVETRDPIPDDAVEAFARGFYFHTEDLTTLPAELEILGERSARLTLHEGRYHQVKRMFHRIGNRVTALHRVSIGDIRLPENLKPGEWRFLK, encoded by the coding sequence GTGAAGCTCGACCGTCTCCTCGCCAAGCACCAGTCGATGGGCCGCAACGAAGCGCGCCGCCGGATCATCGGCGGCCGTGTCCGTGTGGATGGAGAGACGGTCACGAGCCACGACCGGGAGATCGACCGCTTCACCCGCGTGGACATGGATGGTGAAGTCGTCCGGGAGCCGGAGCGGTTGCTGCGCATCCTGCTGCACAAGCCAGTCGGCGTGGTCAGCGCCACCGTGGATGCGGAGCACACGACCGTGATCGACCTCATCGATGACCCGGACAAGCACACGCTGCACATCGCCGGGCGGCTGGATCGAAATACGTCAGGTCTCGTACTTCTGACCAATGACGGCCGCTGGTCGAAGCGGCTGATGAACCCCGAACACAAGGTGGACAAGGTGTATCTTGTCGAAACCCGCGATCCGATTCCCGATGATGCCGTGGAAGCCTTCGCGCGCGGCTTCTATTTCCACACCGAGGATCTCACCACCCTGCCCGCGGAGCTGGAGATTCTCGGCGAACGGAGCGCCCGCCTCACCCTGCACGAAGGCCGCTACCATCAAGTAAAGCGCATGTTCCACCGCATCGGCAACCGGGTGACCGCGCTGCACCGCGTGAGTATCGGGGACATCCGCCTGCCGGAGAATCTCAAACCGGGGGAGTGGCGGTTTTTGAAATAA